In Pseudorasbora parva isolate DD20220531a chromosome 1, ASM2467924v1, whole genome shotgun sequence, the DNA window ctaatacacactcttaaagtactaatatataccttttaaggtacaaagatgtactgtttcacttttgtaccttagggtcctgccccagtgacagcactgtactttttttctgagagtgttggTTACCTGGTTACCCTGTTCCTGCGTCACGTTTGCTACTTGGAAACACTGTAATTACACACACATCTCCACACATTAGAAAACACTTCACTCACATACACCAGTGTACAATCCAAAACCACACCTATTCCTCAAAATGCACACCATTTCAATCTCTtcccattaaaaaaataaaaaaataaaaatcccagCAATAggtaaacaaatataaaacacGCAAAACAGCTCAGTAagaatgtatttttctttttttcctcacgAATATTGCACACAATTATAGTCATTTGGAAACTCAAAATGATGTTGACATATTGTCATTGCCCAGTGAAGACATTATATAAGAGCACAGTTGTTCCTCTAATGCATGCATGCTTGGTTCAGAATTATGAATAACTTtcacagccaaatcaaattttgttgcaatattgtcccgTTTAagactgtgaagctgctttaaaacaattgtcattgtaaaagtgacAACATTTATATGATTCATTTATAatcatataaataaagttgattgattgattgaacctCCATGCTATTTTTATTGCAGAGTCTAACCTCAACTAAGGTAATGGGAGGTAAGTatgcttttaaaaatatgctACAAAAACATAATTCATAATAAGCTTAATATTATATAACAAATGTCTTCTTCAAATAGCGAGTGTGTCTTCAGACAGAAACATCGTCCTTCTTGGGAAAACTGGAGATGGCAAAAGCAGCGCTGGAAACACAATCCTCAGAAAAACCTGTTTCACACCCGACGCTTCCCCAAATTCCATAACAGATACGTCTGTAAGAGGAAAGAGCAAAGTTTATGGACAAAAGATCACTGTTATTGACACACCTGGAGTCTTGGACACGGGTCGTGATGATGAGTCCATCAGATCTGAGATCATTAGATCCATTATTAACTGCGCTGCAGGCCTTGATGCCTTTGTCATTGTTCTGAAAGTTGAAAGGTTCACAAGACAAGCAGAGGAAGTTGTGGATAAAATCAGTCAAATTTGTGGAGAGGATATCTTTCAACATGCAGTTGTTTTATTCACTCATGGTGAAGAACTAGAAGGTCAAACCATCGAAGAATTTGTTCAACAAAATCAGAAGCTACAGGAGTTTGTTGATCAATGTGGAGGCCGCTGTCACGTCATCGACAATAAATACTGGAGAAAATGTCTCCATTGGCCCTGCAGTTGTGGTTACAAAAGCAACAGGGTCCAGGTGAAAAATCTGCTAAAGACTATAAATGAGATGGTGAATAGGCACGGTCGCTACACCAATGAGCTGCTTCAAAGTCTGGAGAGGATGATTCAAGAAGAGATGATGAATACTAATGTAGACAATGCGTCTCCAAACCAACAGCGAGAACAAGCGGAAAGAATTGTTCATGATAATCTCCTAATGAAAGTTGCAGGAGCTTCAGCAGGGACTCTAACTGGTGCTTTAATGGGCGCTGGTCTTTGTGTGGCATTAGTTGTGACCTCCATAAAGGCAGGTGTTGCAGGAGCAAATACAGCAGCTGCCGGGGTTGGTACCTCTGCTGCCGGGGTTGGTACATCTGCTGCCGGGGTTGGTACCTCTGCTGCCGGGGTTGGTACATCTGCTGCCGGGGTTGGTACATCTGCTGCCGGGGTTGGTACCTCTGTTGCCGGGGTTGGTACCTCTGCTGCCGGGGTTGGTACATCTGCTGCCGGGGTTGGTACCTCTGCTGCCGGGGTTGGTACATCTGCTGCCGGGGTTGGTACATCTGCTGCCGGGGTTGGTACCTCTGCTGCCGGGGTTGGTACATCTGCTGCCGGGGTTGGTACCTCTGCTGCCGGGGTTGGTACCTCTGCTGCCGGGGTTGGTACATCTGCTGCCGGGGTTGGTACATCTGCTGCCGGGGTTGGTACCTCTGCTGCCGGGGTTGGTACCTCTGCTGCCGGGGTTGGTACATCTGCTGCCGGGGTTGGTACATCTGTTGCCGGGGTTGGTACATCTGTGTTTGTTG includes these proteins:
- the LOC137072586 gene encoding uncharacterized protein — its product is MGASVSSDRNIVLLGKTGDGKSSAGNTILRKTCFTPDASPNSITDTSVRGKSKVYGQKITVIDTPGVLDTGRDDESIRSEIIRSIINCAAGLDAFVIVLKVERFTRQAEEVVDKISQICGEDIFQHAVVLFTHGEELEGQTIEEFVQQNQKLQEFVDQCGGRCHVIDNKYWRKCLHWPCSCGYKSNRVQVKNLLKTINEMVNRHGRYTNELLQSLERMIQEEMMNTNVDNASPNQQREQAERIVHDNLLMKVAGASAGTLTGALMGAGLCVALVVTSIKAGVAGANTAAAGVGTSAAGVGTSAAGVGTSAAGVGTSAAGVGTSAAGVGTSVAGVGTSAAGVGTSAAGVGTSAAGVGTSAAGVGTSAAGVGTSAAGVGTSAAGVGTSAAGVGTSAAGVGTSAAGVGTSAAGVGTSAAGVGTSAAGVGTSAAGVGTSVAGVGTSVFVAASLSGFIAGAATGWEAARVADSVSDAIQMGAAATYEYGKVVLEKAQKQVYFIFNPRI